In Phocoena sinus isolate mPhoSin1 chromosome 10, mPhoSin1.pri, whole genome shotgun sequence, a single genomic region encodes these proteins:
- the GRAP2 gene encoding GRB2-related adapter protein 2 isoform X2 translates to MEAIAKFDFMASGEDELSFHAGDVLKILSNQEEWYKAELRSQEGYVPKNFIDIKFPEWFHEGLSRHQAESLLMGKEVGCFIIRASQSSPGDFSISVRHEGDVQHFKVMKDNKGNYFLWTEKFPSLNKLVDYYRTTSISKQKQIFLRDRTREEQGQRGNSLDRRSQGGLPLSGTVGEEIRPSMNRKLSDHPPPPPSQYPPAPPPPQQRYLQQQPPLHQERRGSSLDINDGHCGMGNSSEMNAALMQRRHTDPAQLQAAGRVRWARALYDFEALEDDELGFHCGEVIEVLDSSNPSWWTGRLHNKLGLFPANYVAPMIR, encoded by the exons ATGGAAGCCATTGCCAAGTTTGATTTCATGGCCTCAGGAGAGGATGAACTGAGCTTTCACGCTGGAGATGTTCTGAAG ATCTTAAGTAACCAAGAGGAGTGGTACAAGGCGGAGCTTAGGAGCCAAGAAGGATACGTGCCCAAGAATTTTATAGACATCAAGTTTCCTGA ATGGTTTCACGAAGGCCTCTCACGACACCAGGCAGAGAGCTTGCTGATGGGCAAGGAGGTTGGTTGCTTCATCATCCGGGCCAGCCAGAGCTCCCCAGGGGACTTCTCCATATCTGTCAG GCATGAGGGTGATGTTCAGCACTTCAAAGTCATGAAAGACAACAAGGGTAATTACTTCCTGTGGACAGAGAAGTTTCCATCCCTCAACAAGCTGGTGGACTACTACAGGACGACTTCCATCTCCAAACAGAAGCAGATCTTTCTGAGGGATAGGACCCGGGAGGAACAG GGTCAGCGGGGTAACAGCCTGGACCGGAGGTCCCAGGGAGGCCTACCCCTGAGTGGGACTGTGGGAGAAGAAATCCGGCCTTCGATGAACCGGAAGCTGTCGGatcaccccccgccccctccctcgcAGTATCCCCCCGCACCACCGCCACCACAGCAGCGGTACCTGCAGCAGCAGCCGCCTCTTCATCAG GAACGCCGTGGAAGCAGCCTGGACATAAACGATGGGCACTGTGGCATGGGCAACAGCAGCGAAATGAATGCCGCCCTCATGCAAAGGAGACACACAGACCCCGCGCAACTCCAAGCAGCCGGG CGAGTGCGGTGGGCCCGGGCGCTGTACGACTTTGAGGCTCTCGAAGATGATGAGCTGGGATTCCACTGCGGAGAGGTGATTGAGGTTCTGGACAGCTCCAACCCATCCTGGTGGACTGGCCGCCTGCACAACAAGCTGGGCCTCTTCCCTGCCAACTACGTGGCACCCATGATCCGGTGA
- the GRAP2 gene encoding GRB2-related adapter protein 2 isoform X1 codes for MEAIAKFDFMASGEDELSFHAGDVLKILSNQEEWYKAELRSQEGYVPKNFIDIKFPEWFHEGLSRHQAESLLMGKEVGCFIIRASQSSPGDFSISVRHEGDVQHFKVMKDNKGNYFLWTEKFPSLNKLVDYYRTTSISKQKQIFLRDRTREEQGQRGNSLDRRSQGGLPLSGTVGEEIRPSMNRKLSDHPPPPPSQYPPAPPPPQQRYLQQQPPLHQERRGSSLDINDGHCGMGNSSEMNAALMQRRHTDPAQLQAAGQRVRWARALYDFEALEDDELGFHCGEVIEVLDSSNPSWWTGRLHNKLGLFPANYVAPMIR; via the exons ATGGAAGCCATTGCCAAGTTTGATTTCATGGCCTCAGGAGAGGATGAACTGAGCTTTCACGCTGGAGATGTTCTGAAG ATCTTAAGTAACCAAGAGGAGTGGTACAAGGCGGAGCTTAGGAGCCAAGAAGGATACGTGCCCAAGAATTTTATAGACATCAAGTTTCCTGA ATGGTTTCACGAAGGCCTCTCACGACACCAGGCAGAGAGCTTGCTGATGGGCAAGGAGGTTGGTTGCTTCATCATCCGGGCCAGCCAGAGCTCCCCAGGGGACTTCTCCATATCTGTCAG GCATGAGGGTGATGTTCAGCACTTCAAAGTCATGAAAGACAACAAGGGTAATTACTTCCTGTGGACAGAGAAGTTTCCATCCCTCAACAAGCTGGTGGACTACTACAGGACGACTTCCATCTCCAAACAGAAGCAGATCTTTCTGAGGGATAGGACCCGGGAGGAACAG GGTCAGCGGGGTAACAGCCTGGACCGGAGGTCCCAGGGAGGCCTACCCCTGAGTGGGACTGTGGGAGAAGAAATCCGGCCTTCGATGAACCGGAAGCTGTCGGatcaccccccgccccctccctcgcAGTATCCCCCCGCACCACCGCCACCACAGCAGCGGTACCTGCAGCAGCAGCCGCCTCTTCATCAG GAACGCCGTGGAAGCAGCCTGGACATAAACGATGGGCACTGTGGCATGGGCAACAGCAGCGAAATGAATGCCGCCCTCATGCAAAGGAGACACACAGACCCCGCGCAACTCCAAGCAGCCGGG CAGCGAGTGCGGTGGGCCCGGGCGCTGTACGACTTTGAGGCTCTCGAAGATGATGAGCTGGGATTCCACTGCGGAGAGGTGATTGAGGTTCTGGACAGCTCCAACCCATCCTGGTGGACTGGCCGCCTGCACAACAAGCTGGGCCTCTTCCCTGCCAACTACGTGGCACCCATGATCCGGTGA
- the GRAP2 gene encoding GRB2-related adapter protein 2 isoform X3, with amino-acid sequence MVSRRPLTTPGRELADGQGGWLLHHPGQPELPRGLLHICQGQRGNSLDRRSQGGLPLSGTVGEEIRPSMNRKLSDHPPPPPSQYPPAPPPPQQRYLQQQPPLHQERRGSSLDINDGHCGMGNSSEMNAALMQRRHTDPAQLQAAGRVRWARALYDFEALEDDELGFHCGEVIEVLDSSNPSWWTGRLHNKLGLFPANYVAPMIR; translated from the exons ATGGTTTCACGAAGGCCTCTCACGACACCAGGCAGAGAGCTTGCTGATGGGCAAGGAGGTTGGTTGCTTCATCATCCGGGCCAGCCAGAGCTCCCCAGGGGACTTCTCCATATCTGTCAG GGTCAGCGGGGTAACAGCCTGGACCGGAGGTCCCAGGGAGGCCTACCCCTGAGTGGGACTGTGGGAGAAGAAATCCGGCCTTCGATGAACCGGAAGCTGTCGGatcaccccccgccccctccctcgcAGTATCCCCCCGCACCACCGCCACCACAGCAGCGGTACCTGCAGCAGCAGCCGCCTCTTCATCAG GAACGCCGTGGAAGCAGCCTGGACATAAACGATGGGCACTGTGGCATGGGCAACAGCAGCGAAATGAATGCCGCCCTCATGCAAAGGAGACACACAGACCCCGCGCAACTCCAAGCAGCCGGG CGAGTGCGGTGGGCCCGGGCGCTGTACGACTTTGAGGCTCTCGAAGATGATGAGCTGGGATTCCACTGCGGAGAGGTGATTGAGGTTCTGGACAGCTCCAACCCATCCTGGTGGACTGGCCGCCTGCACAACAAGCTGGGCCTCTTCCCTGCCAACTACGTGGCACCCATGATCCGGTGA